Within Corynebacterium timonense, the genomic segment AGCGCCGCCTCCGCCAGGCCCTGGAGGGCATTGAGGCGCTCAAGGAGGTCTGCGACACCGTCATCGTCATCCCGAACGACCGCCTGCTGCAGCTCGGCGACTCCGACCTGTCCATGATGGAGGCCTTCCGCGCGGCGGACGAGGTGCTCTACAACGGCGTCCAGGGCATCACGAACCTCATCACCATCCCCGGCATGATCAACGTGGACTTCGCCGACGTGCGCTCCGTCATGGCGGACGCCGGCTCCGCGCTCATGGGCGTGGGTTCGGCCCGCGGCGACAACCGCGTGCTCGTGGCCACTGAGCAGGCGATCAATTCGCCGCTTTTGGAGACGACGATGGAAGGCGCCAAGGGCGTGCTCATCTCCGTCGCCGGCGGCTCCGACCTGGGCCTCCAGGAGGTTTACGAGGCGGGTTCCATTGTCGAGGAGAAGGCCGACGACGACGCCAACATCATCTTCGGCACCATCATCGACGACAACCTCGGCGACGAGGTGCGCGTGACCATCATCGCGACCGGCTTCGACGAGAAGGCCAACGCCCGCCCCGACGCCTCCGTGGAGCAGAAGGTCACTCCGGCCCCGGCGGCGGAGCCCGCGTCCGAGTCCGCCACCCCGGCGCCGGCCCGCGGCTCGCTTTTCGACGACCGCGCCGCCGCCCCGGCCGAGGAGCAGCGCCGCGAGGAGTACCAGCCGCGCCACCGCTACGAGGAGCGCGACTCCGGCCTGTTCACCCGCTCCGGGCGCGACGGTTCGAGCCGGCCCCGCGAGGACGACGACGTCGACGTCCCCGACTTCCTGCGCTAACGCTGCTGCACCGGGCGGGCTCGCTAGGGTGGAGGTCATGGCACCCGACAGCGAGCGCACCCCCGCCCACGACCGTCCCGTCCGCATGGTGTTTACCACCCGTGCGGGCGGGACGTCGTCGTCTCCCTACGACTCCTTCAACCTGGGAGCCCACGTCGGCGACGACCCGGAGGCCGTCGCGGCGAACCGCCGCCGCCTCGCCGAGGTGCTCGGCCTCGCGTCCGAGAACTTCGTGTGGATGGAGCAGTTGCACACCAACACAGTCACGCGCGTCGACGCGCCCCAGGACGGGCCTGTCCCCGCGACCGACGCGCTGGTGACCACGACCCCGGGGCTGGCCCTGTGCGTCCTCGTCGCCGACTGCACCCCGGTTCTGCTCGCGGACCACACCGCGGGTGTCGCGGCCGCCGTGCACGCCGGCAGAATGGGGGCGCGCAACGGGATCGTGGCCCGCACCGTCGAGGCGATGGTGGAGTGCGGTGCGACGCCGGGGGCGATCACGGCGCTGCTGGGGCCCGCGGCGGCGGGGAGGAGCTATGAGGTGCCCGAGGCGATGGCCCGGGACGTCGATAAGCATCTGCCTGGCTCGCTGACGCGCACGGCGGCAGGGACCTGGGGCCTTGACGTGCGGGCGGGCATCGTGCGGCAGCTGTTCGAGCGGGGCGTGACCCACGTCGACGCGGACCCGCGCGACACTATCACTGACAAGGACTTCTTCTCCCACCGGCGAGAGGGCACGACGGGGCGCCAGGCGGGTGTGATTTGGTTGACCGGAAACGCAGGAGACCACAGGAAGGGGCATGCACATGGGTAGGACCGAGGAGATCACGGCGAACCTCGCGGCGCTGCGCGAGCGGATTGCCGCAGCAGAAGAAAAGGCGGGGCGCGAGCCGGGCAGCGTCCGGCTTTTGCCCGTGAGCAAATTCCACCCGGTCGAGGACATTGAGATCCTCGCGGGTCTGGGCATCGACCTCGTCGGCGAGAACCGCGAGCAGGAAGCGCGCGCGAAAGCCGAGCACCTCGCGGAGACGGGCGCCGCGGTGGGTATCGCCATGATCGGGCAGATCCAATCGAAGAAGGCGAACTCCGTGGCGCGCTGGGCGCGGGAGGTCCACTCCGTCGACTCCGTCAAGCTCGCCCACGGGCTGGACCGGGGCATGGGGCTCGCGCTGGAGCGCGGCGACCGCGACAGCGAGTCCCTGTCGTGTCTGGTGCAGCTGTCCGCAGACGGCGACCAAGCCCGCGGCGGGGTGCCGGAAGGTGAGATCGACGAGGTCGTGGCCGCCGTCGTGGAGGCGGAGCATCTCACGTTCGCGGGCTTCATGGTCGTGCCGCCTCTCGACGCCGACCCCGAGCCCGTCTTCACCCGCGCCCGCGAACTCACCGACGCCCGCGCCGCCTCCCTCGGCTGCCGCCTGGTCCTCTCGGCCGGGATGTCCGGCGATTTCGAGCACGCCATCGCGTGCGGTTCCGATATCGTGCGTGTCGGAACCGGGGTGCTGGGCGAGCGGCCCGTAGGCTAACGGCTAACACTGACGTAATTCACCGTGGCGCTGGTGACAGCGGCCGCACCCCGACAACGACCCCCAGGAGCAGCGACAACATGTCCATCTTTGGCACCGCAAAGGAATTTTTCGGCCTCGGCCCCTACAACGAGGATG encodes:
- the ftsZ gene encoding cell division protein FtsZ, whose translation is MTSPANYLAMIRVVGVGGGGVNAVNRMIEEGLKGVEFVAVNTDSQALLFTDADTKLDIGREATRGLGAGANPEVGRTSAEDHKQEIEESLKGSDMVFVTAGEGGGTGTGAAPVVAGIAKKMGALTIGVVTRPFSFEGKRRLRQALEGIEALKEVCDTVIVIPNDRLLQLGDSDLSMMEAFRAADEVLYNGVQGITNLITIPGMINVDFADVRSVMADAGSALMGVGSARGDNRVLVATEQAINSPLLETTMEGAKGVLISVAGGSDLGLQEVYEAGSIVEEKADDDANIIFGTIIDDNLGDEVRVTIIATGFDEKANARPDASVEQKVTPAPAAEPASESATPAPARGSLFDDRAAAPAEEQRREEYQPRHRYEERDSGLFTRSGRDGSSRPREDDDVDVPDFLR
- the pgeF gene encoding peptidoglycan editing factor PgeF — protein: MAPDSERTPAHDRPVRMVFTTRAGGTSSSPYDSFNLGAHVGDDPEAVAANRRRLAEVLGLASENFVWMEQLHTNTVTRVDAPQDGPVPATDALVTTTPGLALCVLVADCTPVLLADHTAGVAAAVHAGRMGARNGIVARTVEAMVECGATPGAITALLGPAAAGRSYEVPEAMARDVDKHLPGSLTRTAAGTWGLDVRAGIVRQLFERGVTHVDADPRDTITDKDFFSHRREGTTGRQAGVIWLTGNAGDHRKGHAHG
- a CDS encoding YggS family pyridoxal phosphate-dependent enzyme, with the translated sequence MGRTEEITANLAALRERIAAAEEKAGREPGSVRLLPVSKFHPVEDIEILAGLGIDLVGENREQEARAKAEHLAETGAAVGIAMIGQIQSKKANSVARWAREVHSVDSVKLAHGLDRGMGLALERGDRDSESLSCLVQLSADGDQARGGVPEGEIDEVVAAVVEAEHLTFAGFMVVPPLDADPEPVFTRARELTDARAASLGCRLVLSAGMSGDFEHAIACGSDIVRVGTGVLGERPVG